GCCGCGCATCCGGCCGAAGGCCTTGGCGATCGGCATGCGCTGCGCCGGGATGGCGCGTTCGCGCGGCGCCAGGTGCTTGATGCTGGTCGACGCCATCACCAGGAACGCCACCACGCTCGCCTCCTGGTAGCCGGGGTGGCCCGGCTTCGGCGGGTTGAACCGGGCGGTCAGCAGGTCCTGCGCGGTCAGGGTGTCAGCCCCGCGCAGCGTCGCCGCGACGCGGTCCACGAAGGCGTCCACCTCCGCCTTGTCCAGCGCGGGCTGCTGCGGCCCGGCCTGGTCGAAACCGCCGCGCGGCACCAGATCGACAGATTCCGGCTCGACCGGCTTTGCCTGCACCGGTTCCGCCGACTTCTCCACCCGCCGCACGATCCTGGGCTCCGGCTCGGCGCGCCGCTCCTGCGCGCCGGCCGTCCGGGACGCGCGGACCTCGCGCTTCATCAGGGTGAGCGCGATCTGGTCCAGGAAGGCGTCGACCTGCGTCTTCTTGTAGGCGCGCGCACCGCGCTTGCGCGGGCTGAACTCGACGGTCAGCACATCGCGCGCGGTCAGCAACCGCTTGCCCGACAAAGTCGCCACGACGCGGTTCAGGAACGCGTCGACCTCGGATTCGTCGTAACCGCGTTCGCGGCGCCAGGCCCTGGCGAAGACAACGTTGCGCACGTCGTCGGGGGTGAGCATCGGCGTGCCTCCAGGCGAGCTTCGTCCACCGGACGCTTACCCGGCCACCACGCCGGGCCCCGACTCGCCCGTTCTGCGCCGCACAGCTTGCCCAAACCGGACCGCGAGATCAAGGCCTCAGCCCGTCGGCAGCAAAGCCGTTGCGCCGAACGGCCCAGCGTCACGCGGCGTGATGGCTGACCGGGCGGAGGTGCTGGCGCTCGGTCCCGCCGTCCTCCTCCGGCGGCTCGGCCGCGCGACCGGCGCTCACCCGGTGCTCGGGTGGCGCGGCCGCGTCCGGCTTCGGGGCGTCGCGGTGTTCCCGGCGCACCACCATCAGCAGCACCAGGCCTGCGACGAGGAACCCGTGCGAGAGCAGCCGCGTCGCCGGGACCGCGTCGTTGAGCAGGTCCACGACGCTGAACCCGGCCAGCACCACCAGGAACGCGGAAAGAACCGGCAGCAGGCCGGCCGCCGTTCGGGGCCGCAGCGCGCTGAGCAGCAGGCCGACGCCCAGTGCCAGGTTCCACGCCGTGCTCTCGTTGAACAGGTGCGCGCTCATCGAACCGGCGTGGCCGCCGTGACCGAGCTCGACCAGCCCGGTCACCTGCACCAGCCCGAGCAAGAGCTGGCACGCCGCGACGGCACCGAGCAGCAGCCCCGGCCAGCGCCGCCGGGCCGGCCGCGCCGCGAGCACCTCGGCGACGAGGTCGGGCACCGGTTCGGCCGGGCGGACGCGCAACCGCCGGGTCAGGTCGAGGACACCGCGCTGCCACTCCCGGCAGTCCGCGCAGCGAGCCAGGTGCTCATCGAGCCGCTCCGCCGGGAGCGGCGGTTCCTCGCCGTCGACCCGTGCCGATATCCCCTCGCGAATGTGCGAACAGTCCACGTCCATCCAGTCGTCGCCCGCGTTCCCGTAGTTCCCGGTCTCACCCGATTTCCGCTGACCGGCGTCGGCGATCGCCCAGCAGGTCCTCCCGCGCTCGCGCGACCCTGGAACGCACGGTACCGATCGGGCAGCCGCACACCTCGGCGGTCTCCTGGTAGGACAGGCCCAGCACCTGGGTGAGCAGCAGCGCCTCGCGCCGTTCCGGGTCCAGGCCGTCGAGCATCACGTTGAGCTCCACGACCTCCTCGAACCCGCCCGGCTGCGGGCGCTCCACCGCTGCCGCGTCGACCGGGGACACCGGCCGCGCGCGCTCGTAGCGCACCTGGTCGGCGGCCACCCGCCGGGCGATCGACAGCAGCCAGGTCCGCGCCGAGGAGCGCCCCTCGAAGCGGGGCAGGCTGCGCAGCGCCCGGAGGTAGGTCTCCTGCGCGAGGTCGTCGGCGCCGCGGGCACCGGACAGGTGCGCCAGGAAGCGCCACACGTCGCGTTGCGTGGCGCGGACGAACGCCTCCAGCGCCGCCCGGTCGCCGCGCCCCGCTGCGAGCGCGAGGTCGGTCAGCCGGGTGTCATCGACCGCGGAGTGGTTC
This portion of the Saccharopolyspora antimicrobica genome encodes:
- a CDS encoding DivIVA domain-containing protein, with the translated sequence MLTPDDVRNVVFARAWRRERGYDESEVDAFLNRVVATLSGKRLLTARDVLTVEFSPRKRGARAYKKTQVDAFLDQIALTLMKREVRASRTAGAQERRAEPEPRIVRRVEKSAEPVQAKPVEPESVDLVPRGGFDQAGPQQPALDKAEVDAFVDRVAATLRGADTLTAQDLLTARFNPPKPGHPGYQEASVVAFLVMASTSIKHLAPRERAIPAQRMPIAKAFGRMRGGPKLTAEAVGSVVFSEAPAGEHGYAVSEVDDLLDRVVAALRGAAALSAAEVRDAEFTAVEAGGYDPEEVDSLLDLVAEHLDTAPAPNRA
- a CDS encoding zf-HC2 domain-containing protein, whose translation is MDVDCSHIREGISARVDGEEPPLPAERLDEHLARCADCREWQRGVLDLTRRLRVRPAEPVPDLVAEVLAARPARRRWPGLLLGAVAACQLLLGLVQVTGLVELGHGGHAGSMSAHLFNESTAWNLALGVGLLLSALRPRTAAGLLPVLSAFLVVLAGFSVVDLLNDAVPATRLLSHGFLVAGLVLLMVVRREHRDAPKPDAAAPPEHRVSAGRAAEPPEEDGGTERQHLRPVSHHAA
- a CDS encoding sigma-70 family RNA polymerase sigma factor, whose product is MNHSAVDDTRLTDLALAAGRGDRAALEAFVRATQRDVWRFLAHLSGARGADDLAQETYLRALRSLPRFEGRSSARTWLLSIARRVAADQVRYERARPVSPVDAAAVERPQPGGFEEVVELNVMLDGLDPERREALLLTQVLGLSYQETAEVCGCPIGTVRSRVARAREDLLGDRRRRSAEIG